The DNA region GAGACGCCCGGGCGTGCCGCGTCGGCGACCGCTAGTTCGCGTTGGTCTGGAGCCACGCCAGCGGGTCCACGGGGACCCCGTCGACGTGCACTTCGAGGTGCAGGTGCGGGCCCGTGGAGTTGCCCGTGCTGCCCACGAGCCCGAGCTCGTCGCCGACCTCGATCTGCTGACCGGTGACCACCTTGAAGGAGTTGTCCTCCATGTGGCCGTACACGCTGACGAACTGCTTGCCGTCGACGTCGTGCTCCACCCAGACGTCGTTGCCGAAGCCGCCGTCGTTCGCCTGGACCTTGATGACGGTGCCGGCGGCGATGACCCGGATCGGGGTGCCCTCGCCGGGAGCGAAGTCGACGCCCATGTGGTTCGTCGAGCAGAACGAACAACCCGCGACCTGACGACCGCCGAAGCCGGAGGTGATCGGGACGCCGGTGAGGAACGGCCACTGGATCGTGCCGGTCGGGTCGTTGGTGAAGCTCGAGGCGTCGACGTTCTTGTACTGCGTGGCGTCCGACACCGTGTACTGGTCGCGGGTCGTCGACCCGTCGGCTGCGGCGCTGACGCTCATCGACTGGGTCGCACCGCTCGCCGTCGACCGGGCCGCGGTCGACCCGGTCTCGGGCACGTAGAGCGCCTGGGCGGGCAGCGACGTCGAGACGACGAGACCGGCGACGAAGAGGAGCGCACCGACGGCCGTGACGCGCGAGGCCGCACGGCGGAACGAGGCGCCCTGCTTCCGGGCGGCGGGAGCCGGGGCTGGCACGGCAGCGGTGCGGCTGGCCGCGATGTGCCGGGTGGCGCGGTCGACCTGCACGGCCGGTGCAGCACGGCCGGTCCGCCGACGGGACGCCGGGACCTGGCCGATGACACGGCGGGGCTGGGGTGCGACGGCCTCCGCTGCAGCGGCGGCCGGCGCGGTGCGCGGCGCCGTGGCGCGGACGTCCGGCGACGTGGGAGCCGGCGGGGTCGTGATGCGGGAGGCCGGTCGGACCGCCGACTCCGGCAGGGCGGGCGAGACCGGTGCGAGGTCGATCGGCGACACGGGAGCGGCGGCCGACGAGGGCGTGGTCAGCCCGACGACCTCGTCGAACGACGGGCCCGCGGCACGGTCGGGTGCGACGTCCTGCGCGTGGTCCTGCGTGACGGGAGCACCCTTCGCAGCAGCTCGCTCCGCCTCGATCCGTGCTCGTCGGGTCAGGTGGACGACCGGGGTGGCGGCGTCGACGGGACCGGTGGGGACGGACGTCAGTGGGGAGTGGGGCATGCGTGCGGTGGCGATCCTGATCGGGGAGGGGGCGCGCTCGTTGGTAACGAGCAGATAACGGGACCTGAGCACGGTAGCAAACGTCGTCGCACGTCGCCAGTCGTGGTCATGTCCACCGTGCACCCCCAGAGCGAGGGACCGGCGGACCTCAGACGCCGAGCGCCTCGGCTTCCAGCCCGCGCAGCAGCACCTCGAGGTCGTCGGCCACCGCGGGGCTCGCGAACAGGAAGGAACGGGTCCCGCCGGCCTCCCAGATGCGGACCGACGCTCCGGCCTCGCGCGCGACGACGGAGCCGCCGGCCATGTCCCACGGGTTGATCCCGCGCTCGTAGTAGGCGTCGACGACCCCGGTCCCGACCGCGCAGCAGTCGAGCGACGCCGCTCCTCCGCGCCGGATGTCCCGCACCTCGCCGATCAGCCCGGCGAGCACGGACACCTGCTCGCGGCGCCGGTCAGCCGTGTACCCGAAGCCCGTCGCCACGAGTGTCTCGGCGAGCGAGGCCGGAGCACTGACGGACAGGGGCACGCCGTCACGGGTGGCGCCCTGTCCGGCGGCGGCACGGAACACCACCCTGGTCGCGGGAGCGACCACGACGCCGGCGATCGGCTCCCACGTCGTCGGGTCGGCGGAACCCCGCACGACGCCGATGCTCACGCCGTACTCGGCGCTGCCGTACAGGTAGTTCACCGTGCCGTCGATCGGGTCGACGACCCAGGTGATGCCCGACTCCCCCGACGCCGAGCCGGACTCCTCGCCGTGGAACGCGTCGTCCGGCCGGGCCTCGGCGATCCGGGCGCGGATGAGCGCCTCGACCTCGCGGTCCGCCGCCGTGACCACGTCGACGATGCTCGACTTCCGGTCGGCGACCTCGACCCCCTCGGCACGTCGTCGTGCGGCGAGCGTGGCCGCTTCGCGCGCGATCGTCTCGGCGAGGTCGGCGAACTGGGACGGTGTGCGGTCGGATGCCATGTACCGATCCTGCCAGGGACGACGAAAGCCCCGTCCGGAGAGGACGGGGCTTCTCGATGGTGGCAAGTGAGGGATTCGAACCCCCGAAGGCTACGCCGGCTGATTTACAGTCAGATCCCTTTGGCCGCTTGGGTAACTTGCCATGCGCACCCAGCCGGTGTGATCACCAACCGAAGGCGCGCACAAAAGCATAGCGGATCCGGAACGGTGGTCGTGACCACCGCCGGCCGACCGCCGGAGCCGAACCGGGCCTCCCGTCCGCCGTTAGGCTGTCCGGCATGGCAGACAGTTCCTTCGACGTGGTCAGCAAGGTCGACAAGATGGAGGCGGAGAACGCCCTCAACCAAGCGGCCAAGGAGATCGAGCAGCGGTACGACTTCAAGGGCGCGGACGCGTCGGTCGCCTTCAGCGGCGAGGACGTCCTCATCAAGGCGAACTCGGAAGAGCGCGCGAAGGCCGTCCTCGACGTCCTGCAGAGCAAGGCGATCAAGCGCAACATCAGCCTGAAGAGCCTCGACGCCGGCGACCCCTACCCCTCGGGGAAGGAGTACCGCATCGAGGTGAAGTTCAAGAACGGCATCGAGCAGGACGTCGCGAAGAAGATCGGCGCGTTCCTGCGCGCCAACGCCCCGAAGACCGTGAAGAGCCAGATCCAGGGCGACGAGCTACGGGTCTCCTCGAAGAGCCGCGACGACCTGCAGAACACGATCCAGCTCCTCAAGGGTGAAGAGTTCGACGTCCCGTTGCAGTACATCAACTTCCGCTGACGTCCGTGGAGCACTGGCTCACCGTCGCGATCACCGTCCTGGCCGTCCTGCTGGACCTGGCGATCCGCGCCTTCTCGATCATCTACGTCCCGATCAACCGGAAGCCGCAGACGGCGACGGCCTGGTTGCTGGCGATCTTCCTCATCCCCTACATCGGCTTCATCGTCTTCCTGGTCATCGGGTCGACGAAGTTGCCGCGCGCCCGGCGTGAGAAGCAGACCGAGATCAACGCGTACATCCTCGAGCAGACCGAGGGCATCGAACGCGTGCGCCGTGACCACCCGTGGCCGCTGTGGCTCGAGAGCATCACCACGCTGAACCGCGAACTCGGCGCCATGCCGCTGGTCGGCGGCAACTCGGCGGAGCTCTACCCCGACTCCGAGGAGTCGATCGCGGAGATGACCCGGGCGATCGAGCAGTCGCGTCGGTTCGTGCACGTCGAGTTCTACATCGCGACGCTCGACGACACCACGCGACCGTTCTTCGACGCGCTCGCCCGCGCACAGGCCCGCGGCGTCACCGTCCGGTTCCTGCTCGACCACTGGGCGAGCCGTGGTTACCCCGGGTACAAGGACACGCTGGCGTTCATGGACCGCGCCGGCATCGAGTGGCACCTCATGCTCCCGCTGCTGCCGCTGCAGGGGAAGTTCCAGCGCCCCGACCTCCGCAACCACCGGAAGATCATGGTCATCGACGGCTCGGTCGCGTTCACCGGCTCGCAGAACCTGATCGACGCCTCGTACGACATCAAGTCGCACATCGAGAAGGGCATGGTCTACAAGGACCTGTTCGCCCGGTTCGAGGGGCCGGTCGTCGCGGGGTTGAACGCCCTGTTCGTCACCGACTGGTACAGCGAGACCGACGAACTGCTGCTCCGCGAGAGCGACCCCGTCCAGCGGGCGGACCGCGGCGATGCCCTCGACTGCCAGGTGGTGCC from Curtobacterium sp. MCJR17_020 includes:
- a CDS encoding YajQ family cyclic di-GMP-binding protein; its protein translation is MADSSFDVVSKVDKMEAENALNQAAKEIEQRYDFKGADASVAFSGEDVLIKANSEERAKAVLDVLQSKAIKRNISLKSLDAGDPYPSGKEYRIEVKFKNGIEQDVAKKIGAFLRANAPKTVKSQIQGDELRVSSKSRDDLQNTIQLLKGEEFDVPLQYINFR
- a CDS encoding inositol monophosphatase family protein, producing MASDRTPSQFADLAETIAREAATLAARRRAEGVEVADRKSSIVDVVTAADREVEALIRARIAEARPDDAFHGEESGSASGESGITWVVDPIDGTVNYLYGSAEYGVSIGVVRGSADPTTWEPIAGVVVAPATRVVFRAAAGQGATRDGVPLSVSAPASLAETLVATGFGYTADRRREQVSVLAGLIGEVRDIRRGGAASLDCCAVGTGVVDAYYERGINPWDMAGGSVVAREAGASVRIWEAGGTRSFLFASPAVADDLEVLLRGLEAEALGV
- the cls gene encoding cardiolipin synthase, whose protein sequence is MEHWLTVAITVLAVLLDLAIRAFSIIYVPINRKPQTATAWLLAIFLIPYIGFIVFLVIGSTKLPRARREKQTEINAYILEQTEGIERVRRDHPWPLWLESITTLNRELGAMPLVGGNSAELYPDSEESIAEMTRAIEQSRRFVHVEFYIATLDDTTRPFFDALARAQARGVTVRFLLDHWASRGYPGYKDTLAFMDRAGIEWHLMLPLLPLQGKFQRPDLRNHRKIMVIDGSVAFTGSQNLIDASYDIKSHIEKGMVYKDLFARFEGPVVAGLNALFVTDWYSETDELLLRESDPVQRADRGDALDCQVVPSGPGFDGENNLRLFNALLYSAQKKVSITSPYFVPDDSMLYAITTTAQRGVEVELFVGEMGDHAMTWHAQRSYYEGLLRAGVRIWLYRAPTILHAKHFTIDDEVSVIGSSNMDMRSFSLNLEVSVMVRGHRFVDALREVQDAYKEHSFELTLDEWVDRPRRSKVLDNVARLTAALQ
- a CDS encoding peptidoglycan DD-metalloendopeptidase family protein; the protein is MPHSPLTSVPTGPVDAATPVVHLTRRARIEAERAAAKGAPVTQDHAQDVAPDRAAGPSFDEVVGLTTPSSAAAPVSPIDLAPVSPALPESAVRPASRITTPPAPTSPDVRATAPRTAPAAAAAEAVAPQPRRVIGQVPASRRRTGRAAPAVQVDRATRHIAASRTAAVPAPAPAARKQGASFRRAASRVTAVGALLFVAGLVVSTSLPAQALYVPETGSTAARSTASGATQSMSVSAAADGSTTRDQYTVSDATQYKNVDASSFTNDPTGTIQWPFLTGVPITSGFGGRQVAGCSFCSTNHMGVDFAPGEGTPIRVIAAGTVIKVQANDGGFGNDVWVEHDVDGKQFVSVYGHMEDNSFKVVTGQQIEVGDELGLVGSTGNSTGPHLHLEVHVDGVPVDPLAWLQTNAN